DNA from Danio aesculapii chromosome 10, fDanAes4.1, whole genome shotgun sequence:
CAGAAACCCAGGGGCGCCGCTAGGGGAGAGAAAGTTAGGACTATTCTAAGGGCCCACACACTTTTGAGGCCTGCAGAGTTACTATTAGTGTCCTAAAGGGGCCCGACAAAAACATTAAGTCATAGAGCCCATAGCAGCCAGTGGCTCCCCTGCTGAAGCCAATAAAATGACCATTTTATTGACAGTAAAATTTTATTAAGAATGAATGTGGGGAAAGACATTGTTTTACCAGAAGTAGCTAAGCATGTCCACATCAAGAACACAACAAAGAAAAAGGAAAAGTAAAAAGTGTTTAGTGCATTCATCAAGCTCAACCTTTCTAAACAACTCTAGTTTAGATATTTACTTAATGTCTGTATTTATGAAATGAAATCAGTGAAATCTGATTATTTTTCTAAAAGGGTGCAAAATCCACAAACCTGATCAACTGAACAGAAAACAAACAGCTTTCATCAAACAGTTATTTGAACTGTCTTTTCTTTTCTGGTGAGCATGTGCGATTCATATATAAATTAGTATCTGTAAATGAGCAGAATATCCCCAGAGCAGAATGTTGAGATATATTGAGCTTTAACTGTTGCGCGTCTGTTTACTCTACCCTATGGAAGTGGATTTCCAGATCCAAACACAGTGCTTTTCAGTATCCAGTGTGAAAGCCACTTCACACCACAGTGTCTATGACTGAAGGGAGAGTGAAACCAGCACACTGGGCATTGCACAGTGCAGCACATCATAGCCTTTTTTCAGCTCATAGTTTCAGCAGCCAAAGGTGCTTTCGTACtttatatattttgataaatcagaaatttttttttaatttacataaaatttatataaaaatgtctaTCAGTCTGaatgatggaacattatttcacccaaaAGAGATGGAAGTagggatttatttaatttaatttaatgatataGGAAAAAGTGCTTTTAAATCTGTGATTAAATTAGATTCGTCTTGTTAAAATAGTTAAGACAGAGAAAATTTATAGTTTTAAAGAATGAATTTTGATTTATAATCATCATGATggattatattttgtttgtttattcagaaaaTCTTATAGTTGTCACAACAGGAAAACATGGGATTTTGCCTCTGATGATTAATAAAACAGTAATGGGACTCCCGATGTGCACTGCATTCGCTGAAAGTGCCAGTTATGCAGTTATACCTGATAGTTGCACATCAACGTGAAGTAATGGAGAGTCATAAACCACTGTTTTATTGCAGAGTTCCAGTCAGTCATCATTAAACATCATCGGAAATGCTGAAAGAAAAAACCTTGACATTAATGTTgacggttttttttttttctacctcTTTTTTCAAAGCTACCTCTGATGGCACCAAAGAAGGTATCGACAGCATGAGAGGAGGCGTTTGTGTGACGCGAGGGATGAAGCTGGTGCTCAAAGTGGGACAGAGTGAGTATCTTCACCTCCAAATGCATATCAGTGAATTTACAGAGGAAGATTTCAATACAAAAATCATCAAACATTGCGTCAATCAGTAGATACTTGCACACctattcactgaaaaacagctTCTTGAAACATTACCGTTGTACTCAGCAATGCAAGCAAACCATGTTTGCAAGACTTTATCAATaaatctttaatatatatatccCAGTAGTGACGTCAAAATGAAATAATCTGTGTAACTCAGAGTGCATCACTTGTGTCAGTTGTTAtgtcaaataaacaattaaaaacaatctcAGAGGGAAATTTACAGCTCAAATATTCTCCTTATCGCAGTTGAAGAAATTTGACTGTTGCAACCTCTGCTTCTGCTGCATGTGatgaaaacacacatttataaaattgCCAGAAATTGCGAGGAGTGTGCAGTATATTTTATCCCTTAGAGCAGGggggtccaaactcggtcctgtagggctggtgtcctggaaagtttagctccaaccctaatcaaacacacctgaaccagctaatcaagctctttctagatatactagaaacttcctgacagatgtgttgaggcaagttggcactaaactcagcaggacaccggctctccaggaccgagtttggacacccctgcctaaACTAAATGTGCACTGAGTGAATTTTACCAAACAATGTTAATGTTAGAATTAGAAACCACCGAAATAAACATGCCCGTAACCCATCATGACCTGCCCCTTTTTGATATCTTCGTTATTATTACTAGATCCaccccttactgctgattggctgcatgTTTTGGGACTCAATCTAacttaagcatttttaaaaaacttccttaatgcactttaaaatgtacagtaaggACACATATGTGTCACATTTCACACATTTCAATAAACTGACAGAAAGTAGGTTAAATTTGTGTAAGGGGCAAAAATCTAGCTGTGACAATCAGTTTATGCCTAAGTCAAAGCCAATTATGTCCTTACTCCAATAAGGTAAAACAGGTGAACATGTACACACTCAATATCAGCACACTTTCACTAATATGCTTGGCGTTTTTTATGATGCAATCTTTTTTTTCTAGCTGCATATGGCCTTCCCCCAAAGCCCAAACCTGATCCAGGGCGACCCAACAGCAAAATCCCAGGTAACAACCAGAAATAGTGCAAAACACCACTTTAAAAtggtgtaataataaaataaacatttactgatGATTTATTCATACTAAAATGGGTCACACACTGGACGCACCATGCTGTGCTGCGTTGAcccattttttatattgttttctatATGTTGCTGAGCAGCATGAACAGATGCAGAATTGCAGCGCTGCTGAGCGAAACCTCAGAGAAAATAATTCTAAAAGACGTGGCATGGCGCAACTTATGTACAACTCCCTTAAGGTCGTACAGTAAAGTTTTCTTCAGTAAACCATAAAAATACAAAGTTCTGCCATGAATCTCTGTTATCCAAACTGCTGCCGACCCCATCATCAACTTCATGGTCAGGTGATTGGTCACCAGCCAAAGAAATTGCTCCTCAACTTTTAATTACCTAAGTGTTGTGTACTTTAGCAATTTGCAGCATGTTTTCAGATACCCTCCTCCACCCCAACTCCACCTGTGTATAGATCTTCACTGCaccaataatcaaagcagcagcagcagtgaagCAGATCTATGCCGCCAAGACCAAACAAATCAACATTgacatacagttaggtccataaatattggacattgacacaattctaaacatttttagctctttacaccaacacaatctatttgaaataaaacaaactagttgtgctttaactgcagactgtcagctttaattagaGGGTacttacatccaaatcaggtgaacgctgtaggaattacaacattttgcatatgtgcctctcacttgttaagggtccaaaagtaattggacgtTTGGCTTCTATTATTTTTcgtggccaggtgtgtgttaatccctcattatcccaattacaatgagcagataaaaggtcaaACATACAGTTAGGTCCAAATATTTATGGGCGTACAGTAACTGTatgcatattcattaccatactaaatctctCCGAGTTGTCATGACAGAAATGTGATTGATTTATAAATCAATCAGTAACGACAGGCACTTTGAGTCACAAAACATAAACAGACATATCTAAATTAATACCTTTGGCACCTGATAATACATTGAGCTAAATACATTGTGtggaaatcaaaatgtacaacatTATATTTAATTCACAACCTTGGCAAACAGTTACATACTCAttaaatatttctatttgtttCTATTTATATAAAGGATATGACTCTGGTCAACCTCAAACTTAGTTCCCCATAAGCACAATAGCTCTTTATGTCATAAACAACAGCTCCATTAAATATTCAAGCACTTTTTGGACTTCCAGAAATGTTCGCACtgatttgttattttgtttgacaGAACCTATGTGTGATGGCAAATGCTCCTCTGCATTATTCTTGTCATCTTTTAGCATTTTAGATGACATCATATGACAGCTACACTGGATATATGTGGTGACATTTCTGTTGATGTTTAAATTGAACAAATATGCTAATTGGAACACCGTTTTTACTGTTactaaagcaatattttttaaagtatacatttgaaaaaaaaacctgttttaattaaatatgtaaaataaatgttgattaaaacggagtgtttttgaaataaaatgtgaaaacctaacaaaaactttaagcaaaataaaacagaaaataaaagttaaaaataagggataattaaaatgttattaataatacataaaagataataaaatagctattaataatttaaaatgttaacttGGCTTTAAAAATGTTCGATTCTGTCAGTTTCTGTGCTCAGAAAGACAACAAGTGCTGTAttatattttctataatataattattatgttttattgtaatataatatgcTACTCATAgctataaataaaactaaatgtttacaaacattaTAAACATGATTTAATGTGGAGCGAGGGGAACTAAATTATAAGGAATGAaaatataagtatataaaaaCTATTGTAGTGGCATTCACTACtaacaaaatgtattataaaaatgtcaagccaaactaatttatttaaatatgcactATACAAATTCAGCATAcagtaaatccaaatgtgtttacaACTCATATTTTGCTTACTTGATggtaattttattatataatcacTCTGGAATTTAAATCACAGCAAGCttcagtttattaaaaaaatgtgactTATATTTCAGAAAATATGATACACGCTTTTAACAGTCAAAATCCCTATAAAGTCTGTTTCTAAATGCCTTTATGTATTAACCTTGATACCACGCGTATGCATATGCATCTGTTGTCATATTAATGCACCATCTAGTGTACTTAGAACtgcattattgttatttctcaaaggCTTAGACCGCACTGTTGATCTCCATAAGGTAAACATTTGAGTGACCAGCAAACGTGAGGCATTTTTGAACACAAGCTGGCTGAAATCAAAGCTAGTTAAGGATTAAAATTGAATATAATCTAAATAATACCAGGATGTTTGTTTTAGGAGATAATTCCAGAAAGAAAGCGAGGACGTCTGGTCCGTGCGAGTACATGTTTATCTGCTGTTTTCCATTTCAGATACTGAAAGTGGCTCTAAAGGGGGTGAAGCCAGTGAAAGTGGCGCCGTGTCTGCGTCTAACATTGCCCTGATCTCCGGCGGTGCAGGGGGAGCCTTCATCCTACTGATTGCCATTGTGATCGCTGTGGTTTGCTACAGACGTCGGAAAGCCAAGCACTCTGAAACGCACCATCCTGCCCTCACACTCTCCTCTCTTACCCCAAAGAGGGGCAGCTCTGGTGGGACGGCGACGGGGAGCAGTGGGGGCAACAATAATGGCTCAGAACCCAGTGACATCATAATTCCCTTGCGGACCTCTGATTCAGCCTACTGCCCCCATTATGAAAAAGTCAGCGGCGATTATGGACATCCTGTCTACATAGTTCAAGAGATGCCCCCTCAGAGCCCTGCCAATATTTACTATAAAGTATGAGATCAACAAACACAGAAAACACATGCTGACTCTATAGTACCTCACACACGCACTGTGTGTCCGAGCGACTCTATATGTTAGAGCCTGTTACTAGAACTTGAACCTAAAGTTAAGCTGATGGTACTTTCTAGAAAAGCGGGAAATCCTGCTTTTTATGTCATAGCAGTGTGTGTGCGCTTATTTACACGTGTGTCTTTGTGTGCGACATGAGGCGAAGTTTGGACTACCGATTTCACATGTGCTCCGGCGCTAGTGAATGTATGTCACACACCAGTTCAAGACGAGTTTATACGTCCATTCTGATGGTTGGAATTATTGTGCTTAACCTCAAAACCAAACAGTAGAGAATGAGatttttaagtgaaaaaaaactgtataaataataGAAGTACTTCATACGTTTTATACTTCAGGGGGAGATTCACTAAAGGCACGTTTACATGAAATCAGAACTGAAAACATCATGAATACTTGACAGCCATAACAACTATGGTGGACTACAGGACCATATTTTCGCAGACATATAGTGTGTCTTTACAAagttgccacctactggcctggctGATGTAGTACAACTTTGATTTAGCCATTTTCCCAGATCAAAAAATGAGGATCATTTGACACTTCTTCAAAAAAGTGCAAAGgaaaaacaaatttgtttttagTACATTGCTCTCATGTAAACAAACTCTAATTGTGCTAGCTGTTTGCGTTGTTTATTTGCACTGTGTGGGTTATTTTACCACCACCACATTTACTAAAGGAAATCTGGCAACTATAGAAGTACATTCAGAAAAAAATCGATTTTAGGCTGCATTGTGGCTTAGCAGAATCAGCTAAAGTAAAGAACTGTACTCTAATGCAACCTTTTTATCATCGTGAACCGgtcaatgcttgacaattttactgcaGACTGGGGGTTCGTAGGTTGCTAGGTGACCattaaccgttttctcagaggatgacaagctggcAAAACaatgctgtcactctgatacaagttttatttatggagataaattacaaagcactgcagtgtttgggtgttctgtgttttccatacaaagtatgaagctgattgctcagttcttgtcacgtggtTGCAGCATTCATTTAACTGGGGGCGTCTGGAAGACGAAAGTGCGTCACACTGCTTGCACGCACAAGCCGCACACCtcaattggaaataacgaacttgcaaaaactctagaaaagacacgatatgcgaacgtcatttgcgatctccatcagttgatcttcttgcacagacatgctgaatTCACCTCATTTGTTGACACCTGGGTTGCGAATCCATTCCTTgacagttcgtgggtccttcactgggccttttccccaaagacatctgtttcttactcattttgctactTGTGGTTTAAATTTGgctgctcaagtgaccgagatgtaagcgagagaatacggtcatttttcaaaataaaagacttttcaaaataagagaTCATTCAGACTCGGATGATAAATAAAACGGTAGTAATTAATGATCTCTTGTGCGGCCGGTAGATGAGGACTACTGCTCTAAAGAATCACTTAGAACTATACAAGAGTATCCAAACGCTttaaaatgcttttgaaatcagTTGTATCTGCAAATGATCCAGTTTCTCCATCAGTTAATCATCATTTCCGCTGCCATCAAATTGCCGCTGCCATTATCTTTTAAATTTGCAATTTTGGTTAGTGTCTTCTAATGCTAGGTTCACACCAAACCCGACATAAATTCACCTCTGTTtgcacatttgcattgactttgtatgcaATCTACTCGTGTGAATGCTTACTTTTGGTGTGAACTAGGCATAATGCGATCAAGACAAGACCATGGAATTAAGATTCCCCTGTCCTTTGGAATGATCCAACATTTTTGCCATCGTCAACTGGATCCAGTgaagaatgttttgtttttctataaTACGGCAGATTTGCTTTAAAAGAACATTTGCACtgcaatgtacatttttaaaaacattttagcacAAATTGTGCGTTTGTTAAGCTGAATTGTTTGTGGTTTGTCAATGAGACACAGAGTGTACCACACGCAAAACTAGCTGAAGCGTTTAGTGAATTCTCccctctttgttttgtttttctcatttCACCCGACTGTAAATGTTTGTCTTTTCTGGACTCGGACCtccatctgatttatttattgtgcatcaAAGAAACAGTTTTTCATTCCTTCCACTTCATCAGCTTCCTATCCCAACTCCTCACTACCCgcttgtttgtttttgaggtttttttttttaaacgtttctATTCGAGCTGTAGGAATCACATGTGGAGGAGGTGTAGACAAATGATGGACTGTTTCAGATCGAGACTCTTCCAAGAGGTCGCTGGTCAAAGTTAAGCGCTCCCAGAAAAACCCCTCAGCGTCATGCTGAAGTCCTCCACTCATGTTGATTTGAGGGCTTCTCCATCTCTTCCCAAGCTTTTGAAGTACTGCGTACGCCATGATAAACTGCTTACTTGCTGTAGACACACAATGCCAAACTTCTACACACTTAACACGCACATCCACATTACAGCAGTTTGTGTTTTCATCTTTTAACCCCAGCAGATGGACTCCAGCTGTGTGCCTGTATGTGTTTCAAAGCTTCGTGATTGTGATTCAGGCTGAAGACAGCAGGACTAAGAACTGAGAACTCGACTCACAAACTCTTGAGTGTTACACATCTCCGTTGCTTGGTTACGATCTCATCTCGACTCTCATTATCACATTTCAGGTGATGTCTCCAAAACAACATCACTGACATTCTCACCCCGTGCCAGCTTGAGGCTTCAGGTCCACCTGAGTTATATTACTGGTAGAGACGTGACATCATCACCTGATGTAAGAGGAGACTGTATGTTACTGGCTGGAGTGACCTGACCTTCATGGTTCAGACTGTCCATGTTGAGTTATTGTTTGACATCATATCGACAAATGGGTCAATTCCAGAAATTGCACCTTTTGTCATTTTTTGTTCTTCGCATTTCGTTCCTTTTGACAGTGTTGATTCGTTTGTATATTGAGTAAATGAGAATATTTTGAATGAAGGAAAAACAAATTGTTTTATCCAACCTACCCTTCTTGTGGCTATGGTAACCCTCGATGGTTACTGGCGATGGGAgcattagggaatttaattatgGTGGTTTTGATTTCCCTTAACGGTTCCATTGATAACTCCTTTAGTACTTCTGAGGAAGACATATTTGAGAAAAATAAGTGCAATTTTTATTGCATCACTGTCCTCGTCAATCTGTTGCCAAAGGCTTTTTGAATGGTAGCATAAATTAAATCCAATAATTAGAACTAACCATGTATTTAAAAGACTAAACGTCACAAATGTGGTGAAATTTCCTATTTTCatagtttttaacagtttttataaAACATGACCAATTACAAATAAAGAATATTCATCTGCACATTGTCATATGAACCCTAAATCAacaactgtcttgcaaaataatgttttattattattattgttactattcacttaaataaaactattcagaATCATTTGTTTCAGTCAGAATCAGACTGTGTACATGTTTGAAGAGCTAAATAGAGATTTAATTGAACCCTTTAAGTGGCCC
Protein-coding regions in this window:
- the efnb3a gene encoding ephrin-B3, with the translated sequence MGIQTRGAWVAMAFSDWVSALGFLLIFLMESLAVDATNMEPVYWNTLNRRFGDERGYILYPQIGDRLDLVCPATSPAGPNSPPEYEFYKLYLVSTREQADRCEVMGAPNLLLTCDKPNSDMRFTIKFQEYSPNLWGHEFKNLRDYYIIATSDGTKEGIDSMRGGVCVTRGMKLVLKVGQTAYGLPPKPKPDPGRPNSKIPDTESGSKGGEASESGAVSASNIALISGGAGGAFILLIAIVIAVVCYRRRKAKHSETHHPALTLSSLTPKRGSSGGTATGSSGGNNNGSEPSDIIIPLRTSDSAYCPHYEKVSGDYGHPVYIVQEMPPQSPANIYYKV